In Dehalococcoidia bacterium, one genomic interval encodes:
- a CDS encoding AarF/UbiB family protein, with protein sequence MAQRTVSSPEYGQRQRIRAPRNRVRRFTNVGRMLARVFLGYKVISFREKRKGKAWGDPKREAHHWWSAKKFYEAAVKNQGLLIKTGQFLGTRPDVLPEAYVETLSRLHDEVPPEPFDVIREHIERELGKRLEDVFVEFGREPVASASLAQVHRAVLHDGRVVAVKVQYPGIEHIVDIDLDNMQFFIGLLNKLDRSMDYRFVAQEMRANIPLELDFINEGRNAERIAADFANVEDIVVPAIYWEHTTRRVLTMEYIDGVKITDYEGMQRMGVDTTDIAKILVFAFAEMIVNHGFFHADPHPGNLMVLPGPKLVLIDFGQAKQLPPAFQQVLIQFTRAILSGNSALMGTAFRDLGFRTKKDDAAGYEQLGDAYVGRIAKQINETGAGWAEGDVFEESYEDVSGLLRKNPLTAVPPELLLIGRVFGLLNGLSMTLRAKTSMLVAFAQLADEIEAAKANGAAPANEAATNGASRTRRLLEA encoded by the coding sequence ATGGCTCAACGCACGGTTTCTTCGCCGGAATACGGTCAGCGGCAGCGGATTCGCGCGCCGCGGAATCGCGTCAGGCGCTTCACGAATGTGGGGCGGATGCTGGCGCGCGTCTTTTTGGGCTACAAGGTGATCAGCTTCCGGGAGAAGCGTAAGGGCAAGGCGTGGGGCGACCCGAAGCGCGAGGCGCACCACTGGTGGAGCGCGAAGAAGTTCTACGAGGCGGCGGTGAAGAACCAGGGGTTGCTGATCAAGACCGGCCAGTTTCTGGGCACGCGGCCGGACGTGCTGCCGGAGGCGTACGTCGAGACGCTGTCGCGGCTGCACGACGAAGTGCCGCCGGAGCCGTTCGACGTGATCAGGGAGCACATCGAGCGGGAGTTGGGCAAGCGGCTGGAAGATGTGTTCGTCGAGTTTGGCCGCGAGCCGGTGGCGTCGGCGTCGCTGGCGCAGGTACACCGGGCGGTCCTGCACGACGGGCGCGTGGTCGCGGTGAAGGTGCAGTATCCGGGCATCGAGCACATCGTGGACATCGACCTGGACAACATGCAGTTTTTCATCGGCCTGCTGAACAAGCTTGACCGGTCGATGGACTATCGTTTCGTGGCGCAGGAGATGCGCGCGAACATTCCGCTGGAGCTGGACTTCATCAACGAAGGACGCAATGCCGAACGCATCGCGGCGGACTTTGCGAACGTCGAAGATATCGTCGTGCCGGCGATCTACTGGGAGCACACGACGCGGCGCGTGCTGACGATGGAGTACATCGACGGCGTAAAGATCACGGACTACGAGGGCATGCAGCGCATGGGGGTCGACACGACGGACATCGCGAAGATCCTGGTGTTCGCGTTCGCCGAGATGATCGTCAATCACGGGTTTTTCCATGCGGACCCGCATCCGGGGAACCTGATGGTGCTGCCGGGACCGAAGCTCGTGCTGATCGACTTCGGGCAAGCGAAACAGTTGCCGCCGGCGTTTCAGCAGGTGCTGATCCAGTTCACGCGCGCGATCCTCTCGGGCAATAGCGCGCTGATGGGCACGGCGTTCCGTGACCTGGGATTCCGCACGAAGAAGGACGACGCGGCGGGCTACGAGCAGCTCGGCGACGCCTACGTCGGGCGGATCGCGAAGCAGATCAACGAGACGGGCGCGGGCTGGGCCGAAGGCGACGTGTTCGAGGAGTCGTACGAAGACGTGAGCGGCTTGCTGCGCAAGAATCCGCTGACGGCGGTGCCGCCGGAACTATTGCTCATCGGACGGGTGTTCGGGTTGCTGAACGGGCTGAGCATGACGCTGCGGGCGAAGACGAGCATGCTCGTCGCGTTCGCGCAGCTCGCGGACGAGATCGAAGCGGCGAAGGCGAACGGCGCGGCGCCGGCCAACGAGGCGGCGACGAATGGCGCATCGCGGACGCGGCGGCTG
- a CDS encoding PaaI family thioesterase, translating into MGPLERIRTATRGMLPDTLGLRFVEVAPERVVAEVDVTEALCTVPGVMHGGAIMALADTLGGVATSLNLPQGAGTTTIESKTNFFAPGRTGETVRAECTALHRGKRTMVWQTRVTGPGDRLLALVTQTQIVLDVRKSEQEMLTALFDGKSLDEQKTLLAQLERGGAALYRAFAANEPDAATKEALLEAARREEQNAEALGG; encoded by the coding sequence ATGGGCCCACTCGAACGCATCCGCACCGCCACCAGGGGCATGCTGCCCGATACGCTCGGCCTCCGCTTCGTCGAGGTCGCGCCCGAACGCGTCGTCGCTGAGGTCGACGTGACGGAAGCGCTCTGCACCGTGCCCGGCGTCATGCACGGCGGCGCCATCATGGCCCTCGCCGATACGCTCGGCGGCGTCGCGACGAGCCTCAACCTGCCGCAGGGCGCCGGCACCACCACGATCGAGTCGAAGACGAACTTCTTCGCCCCCGGCCGCACCGGCGAGACCGTCCGCGCCGAGTGCACCGCGCTCCACCGCGGCAAGCGCACCATGGTCTGGCAGACGCGCGTCACCGGCCCCGGCGATCGCCTGCTCGCGCTCGTCACGCAGACGCAGATCGTGCTCGATGTGCGCAAGTCGGAGCAGGAGATGCTCACCGCGCTGTTTGATGGCAAGTCGCTCGACGAACAAAAGACGCTGCTCGCCCAACTCGAGCGCGGCGGCGCCGCGTTGTATCGCGCCTTCGCGGCCAACGAGCCAGACGCCGCGACAAAGGAAGCCCTCCTCGAAGCCGCCCGCCGAGAAGAACAAAACGCCGAAGCCCTCGGCGGCTAA